One window from the genome of Bdellovibrio sp. NC01 encodes:
- a CDS encoding phospholipase D family protein: MRLLLACVLICCASTGCSSLPKNPDRPVSYALPPDPNTRIAHDFAQRLNPDAHPGDSAFIPLVTGQDALLARIRSAHLADKTLDLQYYIWANDLTGHTMMYYVLLAADRGVRVRILLDDLNQGQYQKTLTILSSHPNIEIRMVNPFANRTARWLDFTRYSDINQRMHNKVFIADNQIAVVGGRNIGNEYFWASDEINFGDFDLWAMGSVAQDLSKEFDTYWNSNIVYPIESLNPDFKPTEKDLADLKIKAFNAFSESEQSQYAGTLRTALKGQLLDKDLTPYWAKYEVHFDPPEKFHQKPDEQKTTLRFQLAPYIRNTQKELILVSPYFVPRDSGLKFFKELQERGVQAMVLTNSLASSDQSVVFSGYKDSRKSLLKDGVHLYELKPSIPKEMKTAHHIGSSSAQSGLHGKVFVFDRKNIFVGSMNLDPRSLELNSEMGVVVHSPELATDFATQFITKLPETAYKLSLNEAGDIRWTDSEDGRNIIYDNEPETSWWKRFKAGFLSIFVPTSEL; this comes from the coding sequence ATGAGATTATTATTGGCGTGCGTATTAATTTGCTGTGCAAGTACTGGCTGTTCTTCACTGCCAAAAAATCCTGATCGCCCCGTCTCTTACGCGTTGCCACCAGATCCCAATACACGCATCGCTCATGACTTTGCTCAACGTTTAAATCCTGATGCGCATCCTGGTGATTCCGCTTTCATTCCGTTAGTGACTGGCCAAGATGCCTTGCTGGCTCGTATTCGTTCTGCGCACTTAGCTGATAAAACTTTAGATTTACAATACTACATTTGGGCGAACGATCTGACGGGACACACGATGATGTATTACGTTTTGCTGGCGGCAGACCGTGGCGTGCGTGTGCGCATTCTGTTAGACGATTTAAATCAGGGCCAATATCAAAAGACTTTAACGATTCTCAGTTCCCATCCTAACATCGAAATTCGTATGGTAAATCCTTTTGCTAATCGCACTGCGCGCTGGCTGGATTTCACACGCTATTCCGATATCAATCAACGTATGCACAATAAAGTTTTTATTGCCGACAATCAGATCGCCGTCGTGGGTGGCAGAAATATCGGCAACGAGTACTTCTGGGCGAGTGACGAAATCAATTTTGGCGATTTTGATTTATGGGCCATGGGTTCCGTGGCGCAAGATCTGTCGAAGGAGTTTGATACCTATTGGAATAGCAATATCGTTTATCCCATTGAAAGTTTAAATCCTGACTTTAAGCCCACAGAAAAAGATCTTGCTGATTTAAAAATCAAGGCCTTCAACGCTTTTTCAGAATCCGAGCAATCGCAATATGCGGGCACTTTGCGTACAGCCTTAAAAGGTCAGTTGCTGGATAAAGATCTAACGCCTTACTGGGCTAAGTATGAAGTCCATTTCGATCCACCGGAAAAGTTTCACCAAAAGCCAGACGAACAAAAAACAACTTTGCGCTTTCAACTGGCACCCTACATTCGCAACACACAAAAGGAACTTATCTTAGTGTCGCCGTACTTTGTGCCTCGTGATAGCGGTCTTAAATTCTTTAAAGAGTTGCAAGAGCGTGGCGTGCAGGCAATGGTATTAACGAACTCGTTAGCCTCAAGCGATCAGTCCGTTGTGTTTTCAGGTTATAAGGATTCACGTAAATCATTATTGAAAGATGGCGTGCATCTGTATGAATTAAAGCCCTCGATCCCGAAGGAAATGAAGACCGCACACCATATTGGTTCAAGCTCGGCGCAATCAGGGTTGCATGGCAAAGTCTTCGTCTTTGATCGTAAGAATATTTTTGTCGGCTCTATGAATTTAGATCCGCGCTCGTTGGAGTTAAACAGTGAAATGGGCGTTGTCGTTCACAGCCCAGAGTTGGCGACGGATTTTGCGACTCAGTTTATTACAAAGCTTCCTGAAACTGCTTATAAGTTAAGCCTAAATGAAGCCGGTGATATTCGCTGGACTGATAGCGAAGACGGAAGAAATATTATTTACGATAATGAACCGGAAACAAGCTGGTGGAAACGCTTCAAGGCAGGGTTTCTGTCTATCTTCGTTCCCACAAGCGAACTTTAA
- a CDS encoding HdeD family acid-resistance protein — protein MPKKTTRLIILGSIYLVLGVLALIFTPASTLFAVMALAAILFVAGISQIVYGIQGRKHGQLWSHMTLGVLSVVCGILIARNPIANTLGLTLIVGFLLLASGIAKVVGSFIEGTTGWGYYAFNGVISVFLASIILYTFPASAFWTIGTFVGVDLVFGGLSLIGLGFALRNEHKELMQDMSFAKSMKPISYDEIEYHYFQAQGKDWESTRNSDKTSTPLH, from the coding sequence ATGCCTAAGAAAACAACTCGCTTAATAATCCTCGGAAGTATCTATCTGGTTCTTGGCGTCTTGGCATTGATATTTACACCGGCGTCGACACTGTTTGCGGTGATGGCCTTGGCGGCAATTTTATTTGTCGCGGGTATTTCGCAAATCGTTTATGGCATTCAAGGGCGTAAGCACGGACAGCTATGGTCGCATATGACTCTGGGAGTACTAAGCGTCGTCTGCGGGATATTGATTGCGCGAAATCCTATCGCCAATACTTTAGGGCTTACTTTGATAGTGGGCTTCTTGCTGTTAGCAAGTGGTATTGCGAAAGTGGTGGGCTCATTTATCGAAGGTACTACGGGCTGGGGCTATTATGCTTTTAATGGTGTGATCTCGGTGTTCTTAGCAAGCATTATCTTGTACACCTTCCCGGCATCGGCATTCTGGACAATCGGAACTTTTGTTGGCGTCGACTTGGTATTTGGTGGTTTAAGTCTGATTGGTTTGGGATTCGCTCTTCGTAATGAACACAAAGAGCTTATGCAAGATATGAGCTTCGCGAAGTCGATGAAACCCATCTCTTACGATGAAATCGAATATCACTATTTCCAAGCACAAGGCAAAGACTGGGAAAGCACTCGCAACAGCGATAAAACTTCAACACCTTTGCACTAG
- a CDS encoding beta-propeller fold lactonase family protein, which produces MKDLKLPILALMMCILSACTGGGGGTSTNETHTIYVLNNGDESISQYQSVGGVITPMITAKQPTGSYPVAMVLTPSGKSAYVANAGDDTISQYAIGSDGELVPINLPVVTGSFPQALVVSPNGQYLYSVNKQDDNVTRYEIATDGSLTNLGNIGGLNFPINMTFNTTGSYAYIVNAGDDSIAQFAVATDGTLTSLSPATVAASACPTGPLGTAKTNGGEFIFTVSCMTDQVEVFKIGSDGTLTSQQTIATGVRPTSIKVQGSYVYVTNSNDASVSMYALANDGTLTDLTPGTTLVGEFPESIATKGNMAFVVDGMSLLIPLTISNDGSLIQQATGQTTGLGPIQVLVK; this is translated from the coding sequence ATGAAAGATCTAAAATTACCAATTCTAGCTTTAATGATGTGCATTCTTTCTGCTTGTACCGGCGGAGGTGGTGGTACAAGCACAAACGAAACGCACACCATTTATGTTTTAAACAATGGTGATGAATCGATCTCTCAATATCAGAGTGTCGGCGGAGTGATCACACCAATGATCACGGCAAAACAACCTACTGGATCGTATCCGGTTGCAATGGTGCTGACGCCATCAGGAAAATCAGCGTATGTCGCGAATGCAGGGGACGACACTATTTCTCAATACGCGATTGGCAGTGATGGTGAGCTTGTGCCCATTAATTTGCCGGTAGTGACGGGATCATTTCCGCAGGCACTCGTCGTTTCACCGAATGGCCAATATCTTTATTCGGTGAATAAGCAAGATGACAATGTCACTCGTTATGAAATTGCGACTGATGGCAGTTTAACGAATTTGGGAAATATCGGTGGATTGAATTTTCCAATTAATATGACTTTTAATACAACAGGAAGTTACGCGTATATTGTCAATGCCGGAGACGACAGCATTGCACAATTCGCAGTCGCCACGGACGGCACATTGACTTCGCTTTCTCCAGCAACCGTTGCGGCATCCGCATGCCCCACAGGTCCTTTAGGTACGGCCAAAACAAATGGCGGCGAGTTCATCTTCACGGTCAGTTGCATGACGGATCAAGTTGAAGTTTTTAAAATTGGAAGTGACGGAACTTTGACGTCACAACAGACAATTGCAACAGGAGTTCGCCCGACAAGTATTAAAGTGCAAGGTTCCTATGTCTATGTGACGAATTCCAATGATGCGTCGGTATCCATGTATGCATTAGCGAATGATGGAACTTTGACGGATTTGACTCCAGGAACAACTCTTGTCGGTGAATTTCCAGAATCCATCGCAACCAAAGGAAACATGGCATTCGTTGTCGATGGAATGTCGTTGTTAATTCCGCTTACGATCTCAAATGATGGTTCGCTGATTCAACAGGCCACAGGCCAGACAACTGGCTTAGGACCAATTCAAGTATTGGTGAAATAA